In the genome of Neisseria animaloris, one region contains:
- a CDS encoding DNA adenine methylase, whose product MVMNKPFLKWAGGKFKLAPFIEFNLPKQPRKRLIEPFAGSAAVSMALDFEAYLLNDTNPDLIGLFHILKEEKQQFIDYARSFFTLENNQEIRFYELREKFNSSRELSERSALFIYLNRHAFNGLCRYNSKGAFNVPFGRHKTPYFPEMEMLAFIEKANRIELMCADFQTALDLANGDDIVYCDPPYVPLSETASFTAYAKGGFDLNDQTRLAETAKQISIQSQGVLISNHDTAFTREIYKEARLETIDVQRNIAAKGSSRQKVGELLAIYGE is encoded by the coding sequence ATGGTAATGAATAAACCCTTTTTAAAATGGGCTGGTGGGAAATTCAAACTTGCCCCATTTATTGAATTTAATCTGCCTAAACAACCCCGCAAACGCCTTATCGAACCGTTTGCGGGTTCTGCTGCCGTGTCAATGGCTTTGGATTTTGAAGCTTATTTGTTAAACGATACCAATCCTGATTTAATTGGTTTATTTCATATACTTAAAGAAGAAAAACAGCAGTTTATTGATTATGCTCGTTCTTTTTTTACTTTAGAAAACAATCAGGAAATTCGCTTTTACGAATTACGGGAAAAATTTAATTCTTCTCGAGAATTAAGCGAACGTTCTGCTTTATTTATTTATTTAAACCGACACGCATTCAACGGTTTATGCAGATATAACAGCAAAGGTGCTTTTAATGTGCCTTTCGGCCGCCACAAAACACCTTATTTCCCTGAAATGGAAATGTTGGCATTTATCGAAAAAGCCAACCGTATTGAATTGATGTGTGCTGATTTTCAGACGGCCTTGGATTTGGCAAATGGCGACGATATCGTGTATTGCGATCCGCCTTATGTGCCTTTGAGTGAAACAGCTTCATTTACCGCTTATGCTAAAGGCGGATTTGATTTAAATGACCAAACCCGTTTAGCTGAAACAGCCAAACAAATTTCAATACAATCTCAAGGTGTATTGATTTCCAATCATGATACAGCCTTTACCCGAGAGATTTACAAAGAAGCACGATTAGAAACCATTGACGTGCAAAGAAATATTGCAGCAAAAGGTAGCAGTAGGCAAAAAGTAGGCGAATTGTTGGCGATATATGGCGAGTGA
- a CDS encoding DNA-methyltransferase, whose product MASEFNRLKEEAAAYHIGLKKHISDGLVIYNENALTVMRRILDKYPNGCFDMIFADPPYFLSNDGFTCQNGQMVSVNKGQWDKSQGLSADLEFYEEWLRLSYALLKPNGTIWVCGTYHNIYLVGYLMQIIGYHILNNITWEKPNPPPNLSCRFFTHSTETLLWAKKSKKAKHTFHYDVMKAQNNDKQMKCVWQIAPPSKAEKALGKHPTQKPLALVERCIQAASNVGDLIFDPFMGSGTTGIAALKNERKFCGCELETGFFELAKKKLTAK is encoded by the coding sequence ATGGCGAGTGAATTTAACCGGTTAAAAGAAGAAGCAGCGGCTTACCATATTGGCTTGAAAAAACATATTTCAGACGGCCTCGTGATTTATAACGAAAATGCTTTAACCGTTATGCGCCGTATTTTGGATAAATATCCAAACGGCTGCTTCGATATGATTTTTGCAGACCCGCCTTATTTTTTATCCAATGATGGTTTTACCTGCCAAAACGGGCAAATGGTTTCGGTAAATAAAGGTCAGTGGGACAAATCGCAAGGTTTATCTGCCGATTTAGAATTTTACGAAGAGTGGTTACGCCTATCTTACGCACTATTGAAACCCAACGGCACAATATGGGTATGCGGTACTTATCATAATATTTACTTGGTAGGCTACCTGATGCAAATTATCGGCTACCATATTTTGAACAACATTACATGGGAAAAACCCAATCCGCCACCGAATTTATCTTGCCGTTTTTTCACACATTCAACCGAAACACTGCTATGGGCGAAGAAAAGCAAAAAAGCCAAGCATACTTTTCATTATGATGTAATGAAAGCACAAAACAACGATAAACAAATGAAATGTGTATGGCAAATTGCACCGCCAAGTAAAGCAGAAAAAGCATTGGGCAAGCATCCGACACAAAAACCGTTGGCTTTGGTTGAGAGGTGCATTCAGGCAGCCTCCAATGTAGGAGATTTGATTTTTGACCCGTTTATGGGAAGTGGAACGACAGGTATAGCTGCATTAAAAAACGAGAGGAAATTTTGTGGGTGTGAGTTAGAAACGGGATTTTTTGAATTGGCAAAGAAAAAATTAACGGCAAAATAA
- a CDS encoding MutH/Sau3AI family endonuclease encodes MKLIDAYPFLQENQGRPLIDLKTEYQNRFPEYLPFDMKINKGGVGQFLEKLIGLKNTSSLTDFTDGELKTNKSDISGKPLETMFISQISSSFDELINDELTFKNSWIYQKIRNMLYVPICKVSDNPDNWFIHSAYHICLDHNPMVYQQLEKDFLVIRKLLNQDIRELSDGFIHTSNGEFIQIRSKDSKRSDGTYNPIFSTTHNRYVSNKNHAFYFKKEFMRAIQTGTWVVHKII; translated from the coding sequence ATGAAACTGATTGATGCTTATCCATTTTTACAAGAAAATCAAGGTCGTCCGCTGATTGACTTAAAAACAGAGTATCAAAATCGCTTTCCCGAATACTTACCTTTTGATATGAAGATCAACAAAGGTGGTGTAGGCCAATTTCTAGAAAAACTTATTGGATTGAAAAACACTTCTTCCCTTACCGATTTTACAGACGGTGAACTGAAAACCAATAAATCGGATATTTCAGGCAAGCCTTTGGAAACAATGTTTATCTCTCAAATATCCAGTTCATTTGATGAGTTAATCAATGATGAGCTAACTTTTAAAAACAGCTGGATTTACCAAAAAATCCGCAATATGTTATATGTACCCATCTGCAAAGTTAGTGATAATCCTGATAATTGGTTTATCCACTCTGCGTATCATATTTGCTTAGATCATAATCCTATGGTTTACCAACAACTTGAAAAAGATTTTCTTGTTATTCGCAAACTGCTAAATCAGGATATACGGGAATTAAGTGATGGGTTTATCCATACATCAAATGGAGAATTCATTCAAATCCGATCAAAAGATTCCAAACGTTCAGATGGCACTTATAATCCGATTTTTTCAACCACTCACAATCGCTACGTTTCCAATAAAAATCATGCCTTTTATTTTAAAAAGGAATTTATGAGAGCTATTCAGACTGGCACTTGGGTAGTTCATAAAATCATTTAA
- a CDS encoding helix-turn-helix domain-containing protein, translated as MKTDDLKLFGIHVKTLRLSKNLSQEELAERAGMHRTYIGMIERGERNPALLNLIRLAKALHIPLSQLVNFLDKENHETD; from the coding sequence ATGAAAACAGATGATTTAAAACTATTTGGCATTCATGTCAAAACCCTTCGGTTAAGTAAAAACTTAAGTCAAGAAGAGTTGGCTGAACGTGCAGGTATGCATAGAACATATATCGGCATGATTGAGCGTGGAGAACGAAATCCTGCATTGCTCAATCTCATCCGCTTAGCTAAAGCTCTACATATTCCCTTATCCCAACTTGTTAATTTTCTAGACAAGGAAAATCATGAAACTGATTGA
- the gatB gene encoding Asp-tRNA(Asn)/Glu-tRNA(Gln) amidotransferase subunit GatB, whose translation MTWETVIGLEIHVQLNTKSKIFSGASTAFGAEPNAHASVVECALPGVLPVMNREVVEKAIKLGLALDAKINQKNVFDRKNYFYPDLPKGYQISQLDLPIVEHGKLEIVVGDEVKTINVTRAHMEEDAGKSVHEGLSGATGIDLNRAGTPLLEVVSEPEMRSAAEAVAYAKALHGLVTWLDICDGNMAEGSFRIDANVSVRPKGQQEFGTRREIKNLNSFRFLEQAINYEVESQIEIIEDGGKVQQATMLFDPDKGETRVMRLKEDAHDYRYFPDPDLLPVMISDGQLQKAKDEMPELPSEMAQRFVADFGVSDYDARLLTASRSQAAFFETAAQASGQGKLVANWMNGELAATLNKEALSLSESPIQADRLAGLVAKIADGTLSNKLAKQVFEAMWSSDLDAEAIIERDGLKQMTDTGAIEKIIDEVLANNAKSVEEFKAGKEKAFNALVGQVMKASKGKANPQQVQELLKAKLV comes from the coding sequence ATGACCTGGGAAACCGTAATCGGACTGGAAATCCATGTCCAATTAAATACCAAATCCAAAATTTTCAGCGGTGCTTCCACCGCTTTCGGTGCCGAGCCGAACGCGCATGCCAGCGTGGTGGAATGTGCTTTGCCGGGCGTGTTGCCGGTGATGAACCGCGAGGTGGTGGAAAAGGCCATCAAGCTCGGTTTGGCTTTGGATGCGAAAATCAACCAAAAAAACGTGTTCGACCGTAAAAACTACTTCTACCCCGACTTGCCCAAAGGCTATCAAATCAGCCAGTTGGATTTGCCGATTGTGGAACACGGCAAGTTGGAAATTGTGGTCGGCGACGAAGTCAAAACCATCAATGTAACGCGTGCGCACATGGAAGAAGATGCGGGTAAATCGGTGCATGAAGGTTTGAGCGGTGCGACAGGCATCGATCTCAACCGCGCCGGTACGCCTCTGCTGGAAGTGGTTTCCGAACCGGAAATGCGTTCCGCAGCCGAGGCTGTGGCTTATGCCAAAGCTTTGCACGGCTTGGTAACGTGGCTGGATATTTGCGACGGCAATATGGCGGAAGGCTCGTTCCGTATTGATGCGAACGTATCGGTGCGCCCGAAAGGCCAGCAGGAATTCGGTACGCGCCGCGAAATCAAAAACTTAAACTCTTTCCGCTTTTTAGAACAGGCGATTAATTATGAAGTGGAAAGCCAAATCGAGATTATCGAAGACGGCGGCAAAGTGCAGCAGGCAACGATGCTCTTCGACCCCGATAAGGGCGAAACCCGCGTGATGCGCCTGAAAGAAGATGCACACGACTACCGTTATTTCCCCGACCCCGATTTATTGCCGGTGATGATTTCAGACGGCCAGCTTCAAAAAGCGAAAGACGAAATGCCTGAGCTGCCGTCTGAAATGGCACAGCGTTTCGTAGCCGATTTCGGCGTAAGCGACTACGACGCCCGTTTGTTAACCGCCAGCCGCTCTCAAGCCGCTTTCTTTGAAACCGCCGCCCAAGCCAGCGGACAAGGTAAATTGGTAGCGAACTGGATGAACGGCGAATTGGCCGCTACATTAAACAAAGAAGCTTTAAGCCTGTCTGAAAGCCCGATTCAAGCCGACCGCTTGGCCGGATTGGTGGCGAAAATCGCCGACGGCACATTAAGCAACAAACTCGCCAAACAGGTGTTTGAAGCGATGTGGAGCAGCGATTTGGATGCCGAAGCCATTATCGAACGCGACGGTTTGAAGCAGATGACCGACACCGGAGCCATTGAGAAAATTATTGACGAAGTATTGGCTAACAATGCCAAATCGGTGGAAGAGTTCAAAGCTGGTAAGGAAAAAGCCTTCAACGCGCTGGTGGGCCAAGTGATGAAAGCCAGCAAAGGCAAAGCCAATCCGCAGCAGGTGCAGGAATTGCTTAAAGCGAAACTGGTGTAA
- a CDS encoding 2Fe-2S iron-sulfur cluster-binding protein yields MTYTVILAPDQAVFTTNNNEPILIAAKRHGFNLPNSCQNGICGQCKAEVLNGNVKQGPHAEMALSKEEQKKGKILMCCSTAESNIELKVPGYNGRNTPPVKTFPARISNIHRIHDVVIITLALPKAPPFAFWPGQYIDVLLKDSNNRSYSIASSPNRTDVMELHVRYREGGLFSELLFSEKAVLKEKSILRIRGPLGTFTLKNTKKPIILLATGTGFAPIASILRSMIINGDKRSVHFYWGARTETDLYQLQTAADLISQLPQARFTPVLSRPQNNWKGAIGYVQDLAAKDYPDLHAYEVYACGSAAMITDAKKLLEEKCKLPSEAFFSDVFLPAS; encoded by the coding sequence ATGACTTACACTGTAATCCTTGCACCAGATCAAGCTGTTTTCACTACCAATAACAACGAACCGATTCTAATTGCGGCCAAACGCCATGGCTTTAATCTACCCAACTCATGCCAAAACGGTATTTGCGGACAATGCAAAGCTGAAGTGCTCAACGGTAATGTTAAGCAAGGACCGCATGCAGAAATGGCATTAAGCAAGGAAGAACAAAAAAAAGGCAAAATCTTAATGTGTTGCAGCACAGCAGAGAGCAATATAGAACTAAAAGTACCAGGCTATAATGGTAGAAATACCCCTCCTGTAAAAACCTTTCCTGCCCGGATTTCAAATATCCATCGTATTCACGATGTAGTCATTATTACACTGGCTTTACCTAAAGCACCTCCATTTGCATTTTGGCCGGGTCAATATATCGACGTGCTGTTAAAAGACAGCAACAACCGTAGTTATTCAATTGCCAGCAGTCCCAACCGAACTGACGTGATGGAATTGCATGTCCGTTACCGGGAAGGTGGATTATTCTCTGAGCTGTTGTTTAGTGAAAAGGCCGTCTTAAAAGAAAAATCCATCCTGCGCATCCGCGGCCCTTTAGGTACGTTCACTCTCAAAAACACAAAAAAACCTATAATTTTACTGGCCACCGGCACAGGATTTGCTCCTATTGCCAGTATATTGCGGAGCATGATCATTAACGGCGATAAACGTTCTGTACATTTTTACTGGGGAGCGAGAACAGAAACCGATTTATACCAATTGCAAACTGCTGCTGATTTGATCTCTCAATTACCCCAAGCCCGTTTCACTCCTGTGCTCTCCCGCCCACAAAATAATTGGAAGGGAGCTATAGGCTATGTTCAAGATCTTGCTGCCAAGGATTATCCTGATTTACATGCTTATGAAGTGTATGCCTGCGGTTCAGCGGCGATGATAACGGATGCAAAAAAACTGCTGGAAGAAAAATGCAAGCTGCCTTCCGAAGCTTTCTTTTCGGATGTATTCTTACCTGCAAGTTGA